The Mycobacterium seoulense genome has a window encoding:
- a CDS encoding ATP-binding cassette domain-containing protein — protein MSPLAIEVVGLTKTFGGNTSALNGVSFSVPAGTVCGLLGHNGAGKTTTVNILSTLIRPTSGRAFVSGYDVVRQAGQVRASIGMAGQFTGMDPLLTGRENLVLFGRLRGLGRQQAKARADELLEQFDLVGAADRRVSTYSGGMRRRVDLASALVVLPRVLFLDEPTTGLDPRSRRAMWSLVSSLALRGVTVLLTTQYLEEADVLSDSIVVIDHGRVIASGTAEDLKRRVGASYCQVTPANPADLPQVAAALGGLEGIDIDADMNSVSVRAPDGVATLGEVFRRVDAIGIELIDISLRKPSLDEAFMHLTERTVARP, from the coding sequence GTGAGCCCACTGGCGATTGAGGTTGTTGGCCTCACGAAGACATTTGGGGGGAACACGTCCGCACTGAACGGCGTGAGCTTCTCTGTTCCGGCGGGGACGGTGTGCGGACTGCTCGGCCACAATGGCGCCGGAAAGACCACCACCGTCAACATCCTGTCCACGTTGATCCGACCCACGTCGGGTCGCGCCTTCGTCAGCGGATACGACGTCGTTCGTCAGGCCGGGCAGGTGCGTGCCAGCATCGGGATGGCCGGGCAGTTCACCGGGATGGACCCCCTGCTCACGGGGCGGGAGAACCTGGTGTTGTTCGGCAGGCTGCGCGGCCTGGGCCGTCAGCAGGCGAAGGCTCGTGCCGACGAGCTTCTCGAACAGTTCGACCTCGTCGGGGCCGCCGATCGGCGGGTGTCCACCTATTCCGGTGGCATGCGGCGGCGCGTCGATCTCGCCAGCGCCCTCGTGGTGCTGCCGCGAGTGCTTTTCCTCGATGAGCCGACCACCGGGCTGGACCCACGTAGCCGCCGCGCCATGTGGTCGCTGGTGAGTTCGTTGGCATTGCGGGGCGTCACCGTGCTTCTGACCACGCAGTACCTGGAAGAGGCTGACGTGCTGAGCGACTCGATCGTGGTCATCGACCACGGGCGGGTGATCGCCAGCGGGACGGCCGAGGACCTCAAGCGCAGGGTGGGCGCCAGCTACTGTCAGGTGACACCTGCCAACCCGGCCGACCTGCCGCAGGTCGCGGCGGCGCTGGGCGGGCTCGAGGGGATCGATATCGACGCCGACATGAACTCCGTGTCGGTGCGCGCCCCCGACGGGGTGGCCACACTGGGTGAGGTGTTTCGACGGGTCGACGCAATCGGCATTGAACTCATCGACATCTCGCTGCGCAAACCTTCGCTCGACGAGGCTTTCATGCACCTCACCGAGCGGACTGTCGCCCGACCATGA
- the scpA gene encoding methylmalonyl-CoA mutase, translating to MTTTAPVIGNFADVPLGGDRPVSPPSQAAVEKHVAAAAAAHWYTPDQLEWQTPEDITVKPVYIGADRAAAVADGYPLNTFPGEPPFLRGPYPTMYVNQPWTIRQYAGFSTAAESNAFYRRNLAAGQKGLSVAFDLATHRGYDSDHPRVQGDVGMAGVAIDSILDMRQLFDGIDLSTVSVSMTMNGAVLPILALYVVAAEEQGVPPEKLAGTIQNDILKEFMVRNTYIYPPKPSMRIISDIFGYTSAKMPKFNSISISGYHIQEAGATADLELAYTLADGVDYIKAGLDADLDIDKFAPRLSFFWGIGMNFFMEVAKLRAGRLLWSELVAQFNPKNTKSLSLRTHSQTSGWSLTAQDAFNNVARTCIEAMAATQGHTQSLHTNALDEALALPTDFSARIARNTQLLLQQESGTTRPIDPWGGSYYVEWLTHQLAQRARAHIAEVAEHGGMAQAISEGIPKLRIEEAAARTQARIDSGIQPVIGVNKYQVEEDQEVEVLKVENSRVRAEQLAKLKELRAGRDQPAVEAALAELSRAAAAHGRAGEDGLGNNLLALAINAARAKATVGEISDALEKVYGRHQAEIRTIAGVYRDEAGKAPNIATATELVEKFAEADGRRPRILVAKMGQDGHDRGQKVIATAFADLGFDVDVGSLFSTPEEVARQAADNDVHVVGVSSLAAGHLTLVPALREALAEVGRPDIMIVVGGVIPPGDFDELYEAGAAAIFPPGTVIADAAIGLLHKLAEQLGYTID from the coding sequence ATGACCACAACCGCACCCGTGATCGGTAACTTCGCCGACGTCCCGCTGGGCGGCGACCGGCCGGTGTCGCCACCCAGCCAAGCCGCCGTCGAAAAGCACGTCGCCGCCGCGGCGGCCGCGCACTGGTACACGCCGGATCAGCTCGAGTGGCAGACCCCGGAAGACATCACCGTCAAGCCCGTGTACATCGGCGCCGACCGGGCCGCCGCGGTGGCCGACGGTTACCCGCTGAACACCTTCCCCGGCGAGCCGCCCTTCCTGCGCGGCCCGTACCCCACCATGTACGTCAACCAGCCGTGGACCATCCGGCAGTACGCGGGGTTCTCCACCGCGGCGGAGTCGAACGCGTTCTATCGCCGCAACCTCGCGGCCGGCCAGAAGGGCCTGTCGGTGGCCTTCGACCTGGCCACCCACCGCGGCTACGACTCCGACCATCCCCGCGTCCAGGGCGACGTCGGAATGGCCGGCGTGGCAATCGATTCCATTCTGGACATGCGGCAGCTGTTCGACGGAATCGACCTGTCCACCGTAAGCGTGTCGATGACCATGAACGGCGCCGTGCTGCCGATCCTGGCGCTCTACGTGGTGGCCGCCGAGGAGCAGGGCGTGCCGCCGGAGAAGCTGGCGGGCACCATCCAGAACGACATCCTCAAAGAGTTCATGGTGCGCAACACCTACATCTATCCGCCCAAGCCGTCGATGCGCATCATCTCCGACATCTTCGGCTACACCAGCGCGAAGATGCCGAAGTTCAACTCCATCTCGATCTCCGGCTATCACATTCAAGAGGCCGGTGCCACAGCGGATTTGGAGCTGGCGTACACGCTGGCCGACGGGGTCGACTACATCAAGGCGGGCCTGGACGCCGACCTGGACATCGACAAGTTCGCGCCGCGGCTGTCGTTCTTCTGGGGGATCGGGATGAACTTCTTCATGGAGGTCGCCAAGCTGCGGGCCGGCCGGCTGCTGTGGAGCGAGCTGGTCGCCCAGTTCAACCCGAAGAACACGAAATCGCTTTCGCTGCGCACGCATTCGCAGACCTCCGGTTGGTCGCTGACCGCGCAGGACGCCTTCAACAACGTCGCGCGCACCTGCATCGAGGCGATGGCCGCGACCCAGGGGCACACCCAGTCGCTGCACACCAACGCCCTCGACGAGGCGCTGGCGCTGCCCACCGACTTCTCCGCGCGCATCGCGCGCAACACCCAGCTGCTGCTGCAGCAGGAGTCGGGCACCACGCGGCCCATCGATCCCTGGGGCGGCTCGTATTACGTGGAGTGGCTGACCCATCAGCTCGCGCAGCGGGCCCGCGCTCACATCGCCGAGGTCGCCGAGCACGGCGGCATGGCGCAGGCCATCAGCGAGGGCATCCCCAAGCTGCGCATCGAGGAGGCGGCCGCGCGCACCCAGGCCCGCATCGACTCGGGGATCCAGCCGGTGATCGGCGTCAACAAGTACCAGGTCGAAGAGGACCAAGAGGTCGAGGTGCTCAAGGTCGAGAACAGCCGGGTGCGCGCCGAACAGCTGGCCAAGCTGAAGGAGCTGCGGGCCGGCCGCGACCAGCCGGCGGTCGAGGCCGCCCTGGCCGAGCTGTCCCGGGCCGCCGCGGCGCACGGCCGCGCCGGGGAGGACGGGCTGGGTAATAATCTGCTGGCGCTGGCGATCAACGCCGCCCGGGCCAAGGCGACGGTCGGGGAGATCTCCGACGCGCTGGAAAAGGTATACGGCCGGCACCAGGCGGAGATCCGCACCATCGCCGGCGTCTACCGCGACGAAGCCGGAAAGGCCCCGAACATCGCAACCGCCACGGAACTAGTCGAGAAGTTCGCCGAGGCCGACGGCCGCCGGCCCAGGATTCTGGTGGCCAAGATGGGCCAGGACGGTCACGACCGCGGACAGAAGGTGATCGCGACGGCGTTCGCCGACCTCGGGTTCGACGTCGACGTCGGCTCGCTGTTCTCCACGCCCGAGGAGGTGGCCCGGCAGGCCGCCGACAACGACGTGCACGTGGTGGGCGTTTCGTCGCTGGCCGCCGGCCACCTGACGCTGGTGCCGGCGTTGCGGGAAGCGCTCGCCGAGGTGGGACGGCCCGACATCATGATCGTGGTCGGCGGGGTGATCCCGCCCGGTGACTTCGACGAGCTCTACGAAGCCGGGGCCGCCGCCATCTTCCCACCCGGGACGGTGATCGCCGACGCCGCGATCGGCTTGCTGCACAAGCTCGCCGAGCAGCTGGGTTACACAATCGACTAG
- the meaB gene encoding methylmalonyl Co-A mutase-associated GTPase MeaB yields MAGRKSDSVDALAAALRGGDRAALARAITLLESTRADHHEKAQRLLLELTSDSGNAHRVGITGTPGVGKSTTIEALGMHLIEAGHRVAVLAVDPSSTRSGGSILGDKTRMARLAVHPDAYIRPSPTSGTLGGVAKATRETVVLLEAAGFDVIIIETVGVGQSEVTVANMVDTFVLLTLARSGDQLQGIKKGVLELADIVVVNKADGEHLADARVAARELSSAIRLIHPRETLWRPPVLTMSAIEGTGLKNLWETIERHRQVLTEAGEFEARRRAQLVDWTWQMVRDTVLDRVLSNPSVRKMRADVERRVKAGELTPALAAEQILTAASE; encoded by the coding sequence ATGGCCGGCCGCAAGAGCGACTCCGTCGACGCGCTGGCCGCCGCCCTTCGCGGTGGCGACCGCGCGGCGCTGGCTCGGGCCATCACCCTGCTGGAGTCCACCCGCGCCGACCATCACGAGAAGGCGCAGCGGCTGCTGCTCGAGCTGACGTCGGACTCGGGCAACGCGCATCGCGTCGGCATCACCGGGACCCCCGGGGTGGGGAAGTCCACCACCATCGAGGCGCTCGGCATGCATCTGATCGAGGCGGGCCACCGGGTCGCGGTGTTGGCCGTCGACCCGTCGTCGACGCGCAGCGGTGGATCGATTCTCGGCGACAAGACCCGGATGGCCCGCCTCGCGGTGCACCCCGACGCGTACATCCGCCCGTCGCCGACGTCGGGCACCCTGGGCGGCGTGGCAAAGGCCACCCGCGAGACGGTGGTGTTGTTGGAGGCCGCCGGTTTCGACGTGATCATCATCGAGACCGTCGGCGTCGGTCAGTCCGAGGTGACGGTCGCCAACATGGTCGACACGTTCGTCCTGCTGACCCTGGCGCGCAGCGGCGATCAGCTGCAGGGCATCAAAAAGGGTGTTCTGGAGCTCGCCGACATCGTGGTGGTGAACAAAGCCGACGGCGAGCACCTCGCGGATGCGCGGGTGGCCGCCCGCGAACTGTCCTCGGCGATCAGATTGATTCATCCGCGTGAAACACTCTGGCGGCCTCCGGTTCTCACGATGAGCGCGATCGAGGGGACCGGCCTGAAGAACTTGTGGGAGACCATCGAACGCCATCGTCAGGTGCTGACCGAGGCCGGCGAGTTCGAGGCACGCCGGCGCGCCCAGCTGGTCGACTGGACGTGGCAGATGGTGCGCGACACCGTCTTGGACCGGGTGCTGTCGAACCCGAGCGTCCGCAAGATGCGCGCCGACGTCGAACGCCGGGTCAAGGCCGGGGAGCTGACCCCCGCGCTGGCCGCCGAGCAAATATTGACGGCTGCGTCAGAATAA
- a CDS encoding ABC transporter permease, translated as MSALGALTERALLAAARDGGLMFEIFSPVGYLAGFSLALHGLVDTGHISYSQYLVPAVAIQAVVLVAMLTADRAARDHLHGLGERLKTLPMAAAVPVSARIVATLVRAALALAVAIAAGYAFGFRMTGGPAYALAFVAIALLLGLAVALGADALGSSTSSPQGTSHVLFVPQLLLFMLSTGIAPESTFPEWLRPYVRNQPLSLVAETLRGLGSGHVALGNLAASLAWCGGMVLVFGTITLRLQRRA; from the coding sequence ATGAGCGCTTTAGGGGCCCTCACCGAACGAGCGCTGCTCGCCGCTGCGCGAGACGGCGGCCTGATGTTCGAGATTTTCTCGCCCGTCGGATATCTGGCCGGCTTTTCCCTCGCGCTGCACGGCCTGGTCGACACCGGACACATCAGCTATTCCCAGTACCTGGTCCCCGCGGTCGCCATCCAGGCGGTGGTCTTGGTCGCTATGCTCACCGCGGACCGCGCGGCACGCGACCACCTGCATGGGCTGGGGGAGCGGTTGAAGACGTTGCCGATGGCTGCGGCAGTTCCCGTGAGTGCCCGAATAGTGGCGACCTTGGTCCGAGCCGCGCTCGCCCTGGCGGTGGCCATCGCTGCCGGCTATGCGTTCGGATTCCGGATGACCGGCGGACCGGCCTACGCGTTGGCCTTCGTCGCCATCGCGTTGCTGCTGGGCCTTGCCGTGGCGCTGGGCGCCGACGCGCTGGGTTCGAGTACCAGCAGTCCCCAGGGGACCAGCCACGTACTGTTCGTCCCCCAGCTGTTGCTGTTCATGCTGTCCACCGGGATCGCCCCCGAGAGCACCTTTCCCGAGTGGTTGCGCCCGTACGTACGCAACCAGCCGCTGTCACTGGTCGCCGAAACACTGCGCGGCTTGGGCTCCGGCCACGTCGCGCTCGGAAATTTGGCGGCCAGCCTGGCCTGGTGCGGGGGCATGGTGCTGGTGTTCGGCACCATCACGCTGCGGCTGCAGAGGCGGGCCTAA
- a CDS encoding glycosyltransferase family 2 protein: MTEALGIAMVKNEADVIEAFVRHNLSFMDAVAIVDNDSVDDTRQILVRLQREGLPIILFDDPIVGHFQAEIVTAVYRRVVPKFRPRFVFLLDADEFIVAASREALYAQLRAMRPGTQAQYRWRTYIPAPTGPEGDASDPLRSITHRRAEERAWWKPIIVTKPKIDMKLRIKQGNHGATYRGRSLRKVKLRDVTIAHFPVRSVDQFTSKILVGWIANLERNRYRLDFAHGIHWKVVYERIIRGPAFSAEDLTREALKYADFSGTELTWPADVIRDPVAPGYQGLTAQSAIISTPLQKVVRSIDRIFNPEADVSGLTSDIKSLDTSRGRIGAWRRLKRPFTTGRGSQAALYVDLPPFRYLAERYCPASVLAIGPGSGAYLKYFASHGAKRIRGVDGCERGPTDLGADEYVRADLAEPVDLAETFDLVMCVQPPRHLPAESETAFVRNVARHAGERIVLCGAAGRPTAGHSSERPMSHWLDLFVPAGWHPSLFDSLAVQSLSTFPWFRSSLVVLTRDSADAGMARERLMELEQQPPKRKKQRPAVIAHSFTEEEAKLLAHRDSRAVAAANVWLRALISRMWK; encoded by the coding sequence ATGACGGAAGCGCTCGGGATCGCGATGGTCAAGAACGAGGCCGATGTCATCGAGGCATTCGTCCGACACAACCTGAGCTTCATGGATGCGGTGGCCATAGTCGACAACGACTCGGTGGACGACACCCGGCAAATCCTCGTACGGCTGCAACGAGAGGGATTACCAATAATCCTGTTCGACGATCCGATAGTGGGTCATTTCCAGGCAGAAATTGTGACCGCGGTGTACCGCAGGGTGGTGCCGAAATTCAGACCGCGCTTTGTGTTCCTATTGGATGCCGACGAATTCATCGTCGCAGCGTCGCGGGAGGCGCTGTATGCCCAGTTGCGCGCGATGCGCCCCGGTACGCAGGCCCAATATCGTTGGCGCACCTACATTCCCGCGCCCACGGGTCCGGAAGGCGACGCCTCGGATCCCCTACGAAGCATCACTCACCGGAGGGCGGAGGAGCGCGCCTGGTGGAAACCGATCATTGTCACCAAGCCCAAGATCGATATGAAATTGCGGATCAAGCAAGGCAACCATGGCGCCACGTATCGCGGTCGGTCGCTCCGCAAGGTCAAGTTGAGGGATGTCACGATAGCCCACTTCCCGGTCCGAAGCGTCGACCAATTCACCAGCAAGATCTTGGTCGGCTGGATCGCCAATCTGGAGCGGAATCGATATCGGCTCGATTTCGCACACGGGATTCACTGGAAGGTTGTGTACGAGCGCATTATTCGCGGACCCGCGTTTTCAGCGGAGGATTTGACTCGCGAGGCGCTCAAATACGCGGACTTCTCCGGAACAGAATTAACGTGGCCAGCCGACGTCATTCGCGACCCCGTCGCGCCGGGTTACCAGGGATTGACCGCGCAATCGGCCATCATCTCCACTCCACTGCAAAAAGTAGTGAGGTCGATCGACAGGATATTCAACCCGGAGGCCGACGTCTCCGGGTTGACGTCCGACATCAAATCGTTGGACACCTCTCGCGGGAGGATTGGGGCGTGGCGGCGCTTGAAGCGGCCGTTCACGACGGGCCGAGGATCGCAAGCAGCGTTGTATGTGGATTTGCCGCCTTTTCGCTATCTCGCAGAGCGCTATTGCCCCGCATCTGTACTGGCGATCGGCCCGGGGTCGGGGGCGTACCTGAAGTATTTCGCTTCTCATGGTGCCAAGCGGATAAGGGGCGTCGACGGCTGTGAGCGGGGACCAACCGACCTGGGAGCCGACGAATACGTTCGGGCCGACCTGGCGGAACCGGTCGACCTGGCGGAAACCTTCGATCTGGTGATGTGCGTGCAGCCACCACGGCATTTACCCGCGGAGTCGGAGACCGCTTTCGTCAGGAACGTCGCGCGGCATGCGGGTGAGCGCATCGTCCTTTGCGGCGCTGCGGGCCGGCCCACAGCGGGCCATTCCAGCGAGAGGCCGATGTCACACTGGCTCGATTTGTTCGTGCCGGCCGGATGGCACCCTTCCCTATTCGATTCGCTGGCGGTTCAATCGCTTTCGACCTTTCCATGGTTTCGTAGCAGCCTCGTGGTGCTCACGCGCGACAGTGCGGACGCCGGGATGGCGCGCGAACGCCTGATGGAGCTCGAGCAGCAACCACCGAAGCGGAAGAAGCAACGGCCGGCTGTGATCGCCCACTCGTTCACCGAGGAGGAGGCTAAATTGTTGGCTCACCGTGATTCTCGGGCCGTGGCCGCCGCCAACGTGTGGTTGCGCGCTCTAATCTCGCGCATGTGGAAATGA
- a CDS encoding FkbM family methyltransferase — MDFSHRVRSIAHRAGFEVSTYSADLDWERNFMTQLESHQVNAVLDVGANSGQYATALRRAAFKGRIVSFEPLLEPFSQLARKASTDPLWECRQYALGDVDGKISINVAANAGESSSVLPMLKAHQDAFPWANYVGTEEVSIHRLDSVAKEILQPSDVAFLKIDVQGFEKQVLAGSKSTLNDRCVGMQLELSFAPLYEGGMLMREALDLACSLGFALTGLQPCVTDTRNGRMLQADGIFFREDD, encoded by the coding sequence GTGGATTTTTCGCACCGTGTTCGTTCGATCGCGCACCGTGCAGGCTTCGAGGTGTCAACCTACTCTGCTGACCTGGACTGGGAACGCAATTTCATGACACAGCTCGAGTCGCATCAGGTAAATGCCGTACTAGATGTCGGCGCTAACTCAGGGCAATATGCTACTGCACTGCGCAGGGCGGCCTTCAAGGGTCGTATCGTCTCATTCGAACCCCTTTTGGAACCATTTTCCCAGTTAGCGCGGAAAGCATCAACAGATCCGTTATGGGAGTGCCGGCAGTATGCACTGGGTGATGTTGATGGCAAGATTTCGATAAACGTCGCGGCAAACGCGGGCGAAAGCAGCTCAGTCCTGCCGATGCTGAAGGCGCATCAGGATGCCTTTCCCTGGGCAAACTATGTAGGGACCGAAGAGGTCTCGATACACCGACTTGATTCCGTCGCAAAAGAAATCCTCCAGCCGAGCGATGTCGCGTTCCTCAAAATCGACGTTCAAGGATTTGAGAAACAGGTGCTTGCGGGTAGCAAATCGACGCTGAATGACCGTTGTGTCGGCATGCAGCTCGAGCTGTCGTTCGCACCATTATACGAAGGCGGCATGCTGATGCGTGAAGCACTCGACCTCGCCTGTTCTTTGGGCTTCGCGCTGACGGGATTGCAGCCTTGTGTCACCGATACCCGCAATGGTCGAATGTTGCAGGCGGACGGCATCTTCTTCCGGGAGGACGATTGA
- a CDS encoding glycosyltransferase family 2 protein, with the protein MFSIIVPTLNVAATLPACLESVVQQTCSDFELVLVDGGSTDETLEIAKSFASDSSPQMLIHSAPDQGTYDAMNRGVSMANGTWLLFLGADDTVYEAETLKRVAAFIADHEPSDLVYGDVLLRSTSVRHAGAFDLDRLLYDTNICHQSIFYRRELFAGIGPYNLRYPVCADWDFNIRCFSNPALVARYMDIVVARYNDMSGVSMNKDKEFLKRLPVYLWIFNLMRWSTKEGRRALFLGYVRSFRIRASQVREAGSRLFGARAVGSGPRGADRTADC; encoded by the coding sequence ATGTTTTCGATCATCGTGCCGACGCTGAATGTCGCTGCGACCCTGCCCGCTTGCCTCGAGAGCGTGGTTCAACAGACCTGCAGCGATTTCGAGTTAGTCCTGGTCGACGGGGGCTCGACGGACGAAACCCTCGAAATCGCGAAAAGCTTCGCCTCGGATTCGTCGCCACAGATGCTCATTCATTCGGCCCCCGACCAAGGCACTTACGACGCCATGAACCGTGGCGTCAGCATGGCTAACGGAACATGGTTGCTGTTCCTGGGCGCCGACGACACCGTGTACGAGGCAGAAACGCTGAAGCGCGTGGCCGCATTCATCGCCGACCACGAGCCTAGCGATCTCGTATACGGCGATGTGCTGCTGCGCTCAACCTCTGTTCGCCACGCCGGTGCCTTCGATCTCGACCGCCTGCTGTACGACACCAACATCTGCCATCAGTCGATCTTCTACCGCCGTGAGCTCTTCGCCGGCATCGGTCCCTACAACCTGCGCTACCCCGTCTGCGCCGACTGGGATTTCAATATCCGCTGCTTCTCCAACCCCGCACTCGTCGCCCGGTACATGGACATCGTCGTCGCCCGGTACAACGACATGAGCGGGGTCAGCATGAATAAGGATAAAGAGTTTCTGAAGCGGCTACCGGTCTACCTTTGGATCTTCAACCTGATGCGCTGGAGCACGAAAGAGGGTCGCCGCGCGCTCTTCCTGGGGTACGTTCGGTCGTTTCGTATCCGAGCGTCTCAGGTGCGCGAAGCCGGATCAAGGCTATTCGGCGCCCGTGCGGTCGGGTCTGGCCCTCGTGGTGCCGATCGCACGGCCGACTGCTAG
- the lipL gene encoding esterase/beta-lactamase LipL, with protein sequence MTVETRVDRRAVPVHDDPDAGHRVSGAADSHFGCVVRSFSTMFPARRFGGGALAVYLDGQPVVDVWTGWSDRGGHRPWSADSAPMVFSATKGMAATVIHRLADRGLIDYDAPVAEYWPEFGANGKANLTVRDMMRHAAGLSGLRGARSEDLLDHVVMEERLAAAAPGRLLGKPAYHALTFGWLMSGLARAVTGKGMRVLIREELAEPLGTDGLYLGRPPAGAPTRVAEIIAPQNLVRNPLLSCVTRKVANELSGGFRSMYFPGMVAAVQGEIPLLDAEIPAANGVATARGLARMYGAIANGGEVDGIRFLSREMVAGLTGRRSLRPDRNLFVPLAFHLGYHSLPIGNVMPGFGHVGLGGSLGWTDPASGLAFSLVHNRLLTPFVMTDHAAFVGLYALIRKAAEKARSRGFEPVTEYGAPFFEPGAVAG encoded by the coding sequence GTGACGGTGGAAACCCGAGTCGATCGCCGCGCGGTCCCTGTCCACGATGACCCTGACGCAGGTCACCGTGTGTCCGGTGCGGCGGACTCACACTTCGGATGCGTCGTTCGCAGCTTCTCGACCATGTTCCCCGCCCGCCGGTTCGGCGGCGGCGCGCTCGCGGTCTATCTCGACGGCCAGCCCGTCGTCGACGTCTGGACCGGGTGGTCCGACCGCGGCGGCCACCGGCCGTGGTCGGCCGACAGCGCGCCGATGGTGTTCTCGGCGACCAAAGGAATGGCCGCCACCGTCATCCACCGGCTCGCCGACCGGGGGCTGATCGACTACGACGCCCCCGTTGCCGAATATTGGCCGGAGTTCGGGGCCAACGGCAAGGCGAACCTCACGGTGCGGGACATGATGAGGCATGCCGCCGGCCTGTCGGGCCTGCGCGGCGCCCGCAGCGAAGACCTGCTGGACCACGTCGTGATGGAAGAGCGGCTGGCCGCGGCGGCGCCGGGGCGGCTGCTGGGCAAGCCGGCGTATCACGCGCTGACCTTCGGCTGGCTGATGTCCGGCCTCGCTCGGGCGGTGACCGGTAAAGGCATGCGCGTGCTGATCCGCGAGGAGCTCGCCGAGCCGCTGGGCACTGACGGGCTGTACCTGGGGCGCCCGCCGGCCGGCGCGCCGACACGGGTCGCCGAGATCATCGCGCCGCAGAACCTCGTCCGGAACCCGCTGCTGAGCTGCGTGACGCGCAAGGTGGCCAACGAGCTGTCCGGGGGATTCCGGTCGATGTACTTCCCGGGCATGGTCGCCGCCGTGCAGGGTGAAATCCCCTTGCTGGATGCGGAGATTCCGGCGGCCAACGGGGTGGCGACGGCCCGCGGCCTGGCCCGGATGTACGGGGCCATCGCCAACGGCGGCGAGGTCGACGGTATCCGGTTCCTGTCCAGGGAGATGGTCGCCGGCCTGACGGGGCGGCGGAGCCTGCGGCCGGACCGGAACTTGTTCGTGCCGTTGGCATTCCACCTGGGCTACCACAGCTTGCCGATCGGCAACGTGATGCCCGGCTTCGGCCATGTCGGGCTCGGTGGGTCGCTCGGCTGGACGGACCCGGCGAGCGGGCTGGCGTTCTCGCTGGTGCACAACAGGCTGCTGACGCCGTTCGTGATGACCGACCACGCGGCGTTCGTCGGCCTGTATGCGCTGATTCGCAAGGCCGCCGAGAAGGCGCGTAGTCGCGGCTTCGAGCCGGTGACCGAATACGGCGCGCCGTTCTTCGAGCCGGGAGCCGTCGCGGGCTAA
- a CDS encoding ABC transporter permease — protein sequence MPRHRLQGSLLTESWVQASRLLTEWRRERAVLVGSLVVPVCLLLVYVVVLDERVHKLTGVQSVYALVPVCSMLSGVFGALSTSLGIGMERDSGLLSRMWVMPVHRASALTGRLTAEAVRALGGTVLITALGVVMGLRFTHGWATVLVYVLIPSITVVGFTTLVMAIAIRTSGVSLMTWLAAGTVALAFLNPGTTPIMLYPEWLRPFVRVQPMSPPIEAMWGLAHGGPLLRPLALTLLWALVLFAVFIPVAVRSYRSAAESSA from the coding sequence ATGCCTCGGCACCGACTACAGGGTTCGCTGCTGACCGAAAGCTGGGTGCAAGCCAGCCGACTCCTCACCGAGTGGCGGCGTGAGCGTGCGGTGCTGGTGGGCTCCCTGGTCGTCCCGGTCTGCCTTCTACTCGTCTATGTCGTGGTGCTGGACGAGCGGGTGCACAAGCTCACCGGCGTCCAGAGCGTTTACGCCCTGGTCCCGGTGTGCTCGATGCTGTCCGGGGTGTTCGGCGCACTCAGCACTTCGCTCGGCATTGGGATGGAGCGCGATTCCGGACTGCTGAGCCGGATGTGGGTGATGCCGGTACACCGGGCAAGCGCGCTCACCGGGCGATTGACAGCCGAGGCGGTGCGCGCTCTGGGCGGAACGGTCTTGATCACCGCCCTCGGAGTCGTGATGGGGCTGCGCTTCACGCACGGCTGGGCCACGGTGCTGGTGTATGTCCTCATTCCCTCGATCACGGTGGTCGGGTTCACGACGCTGGTCATGGCGATCGCCATTCGTACCAGCGGTGTATCCCTCATGACGTGGTTGGCGGCCGGGACCGTCGCGCTGGCGTTCCTCAACCCGGGTACCACGCCGATCATGCTTTACCCTGAGTGGCTTCGGCCGTTCGTTCGCGTGCAACCGATGTCGCCGCCCATTGAGGCAATGTGGGGGCTGGCCCACGGTGGCCCACTATTACGGCCTCTAGCGTTGACTCTTTTATGGGCGCTCGTGTTGTTTGCGGTTTTCATCCCGGTCGCCGTCCGCAGCTACCGGAGCGCTGCCGAGTCGAGCGCCTAG